A single genomic interval of Rosistilla ulvae harbors:
- a CDS encoding RNA polymerase sigma factor translates to MSETQANSLLVDRIREGDQRAWEDLIDRYEGRLLAFAESRIRNRAASEDIVQEAFIGFLTSLPNYDGARPLESYLFSICAYKLTDHLRREGRRPAISFSATGSQGSWDLAGTARPASSIARSGERRNLEETAVRDALASQVQHWKQRGDWKKLRCLELLFVRGVGNKQVAEELNLTEQQVANYKSDFLLRVRTLVKRMNLDEEVFPELAED, encoded by the coding sequence ATGTCTGAAACCCAAGCCAATTCGCTGCTCGTCGATCGCATTCGCGAGGGAGACCAGCGGGCGTGGGAGGATCTGATCGATCGCTACGAAGGGCGGTTGTTGGCGTTTGCGGAGAGTCGGATTCGGAACCGGGCGGCCAGCGAAGACATCGTGCAGGAAGCGTTTATCGGCTTCCTGACCAGCCTGCCGAACTACGACGGGGCGCGGCCGTTGGAGAGTTATCTGTTTTCGATCTGCGCCTACAAATTGACAGATCACTTGCGTCGCGAGGGGCGTCGACCGGCGATCTCCTTCTCCGCCACCGGATCGCAGGGATCGTGGGATCTCGCCGGGACCGCCCGTCCGGCCAGCTCGATCGCCCGCAGCGGTGAGCGGCGGAATCTAGAGGAGACTGCGGTTCGGGATGCTCTGGCATCCCAGGTCCAACATTGGAAACAACGCGGCGATTGGAAGAAGCTGCGATGTCTGGAACTGCTGTTCGTCCGCGGCGTCGGCAACAAACAAGTCGCCGAGGAATTGAATCTCACCGAACAACAAGTCGCCAACTACAAGAGCGACTTTCTACTACGAGTTCGTACCCTCGTTAAACGAATGAACCTCGACGAAGAGGTTTTTCCGGAGCTGGCTGAGGATTGA